One Streptomyces sp. L2 genomic window carries:
- a CDS encoding GNAT family N-acetyltransferase, protein MANLELLTAADVQLMQGLAQRVTALRPDLLNCEATYGELAWNWGKDHTAQGSGWPRRLWFADGELVAWGWARLPHRVRRGDGSVREVTGASLTYQVHPAHTGLVDAVIDWYEGTAAGLERSVIPSAADEFALTRWTAHGYTTDPAALGDTGAWTQLNERDLTDIDRPVLPAGFRFRTAEETGPEAAVRAHVDAWAPSSFTTESYQGLLHTAGYRPDLHILIEAPDGTLAASTIMWLDEANHTAEFEPVGTHPDYRRQGLARAMLLHGMHRAREAGATHATVACLGAPGFPKARTLFYGVGFRELSRDAPLIKPA, encoded by the coding sequence ATGGCGAACCTGGAGCTCCTCACGGCCGCGGACGTCCAGCTGATGCAGGGCCTGGCCCAGCGTGTCACCGCCCTCCGCCCGGACCTGCTGAACTGCGAGGCCACGTACGGCGAGCTGGCCTGGAACTGGGGCAAGGACCACACCGCCCAGGGCAGCGGCTGGCCGCGCCGGCTGTGGTTCGCCGACGGCGAGCTGGTCGCGTGGGGCTGGGCCCGCCTCCCGCACCGGGTGCGGCGCGGCGACGGCTCGGTCAGGGAGGTCACCGGCGCCTCCCTGACGTACCAGGTCCATCCCGCGCACACCGGGCTGGTCGACGCGGTGATCGACTGGTACGAGGGTACGGCGGCCGGACTGGAGCGTTCGGTGATCCCGAGCGCCGCCGACGAGTTCGCCCTGACCCGCTGGACGGCCCACGGCTACACCACCGACCCGGCCGCACTCGGCGACACCGGCGCCTGGACCCAGCTCAACGAACGGGACCTCACCGACATCGACCGGCCCGTCCTCCCCGCCGGCTTCCGCTTCCGCACCGCCGAGGAGACCGGCCCGGAAGCCGCGGTCCGCGCCCACGTCGACGCCTGGGCCCCCTCCTCGTTCACCACCGAGTCCTACCAGGGCCTCCTGCACACGGCGGGCTACCGCCCCGACCTGCACATCCTGATCGAGGCCCCGGACGGCACGCTCGCGGCGTCCACGATCATGTGGCTCGACGAGGCGAACCACACGGCCGAGTTCGAACCAGTCGGCACCCACCCCGACTACCGCCGCCAGGGCCTGGCGCGAGCGATGCTCCTCCACGGCATGCACCGGGCACGAGAGGCCGGCGCCACCCACGCCACGGTCGCCTGCCTCGGCGCCCCCGGCTTCCCCAAGGCCCGCACCCTCTTCTACGGCGTCGGCTTCCGAGAACTCTCCCGGGACGCACCGCTGATCAAACCGGCGTGA
- a CDS encoding VOC family protein: MTTQASAVAVRGVRAVMVFADDPEASARWWGKTLGAEVHVDRDGTSVFAWIDTSGGVELGFHPADDERNPRGGSPVVYWAVESVNATREALLARGCTHHRGPLDIGAERSICQFTDPFGTVFGLDGPA, from the coding sequence ATGACTACACAGGCATCGGCCGTCGCCGTCCGAGGCGTGCGGGCCGTCATGGTGTTCGCCGACGACCCGGAAGCCTCCGCCCGCTGGTGGGGGAAGACCCTGGGGGCCGAGGTACACGTGGACCGGGACGGGACGTCCGTGTTCGCCTGGATCGACACCAGCGGGGGAGTCGAGTTGGGCTTCCACCCGGCCGACGACGAGCGGAACCCCCGTGGCGGAAGCCCGGTCGTCTACTGGGCGGTGGAGAGCGTGAACGCCACGCGCGAGGCCCTGCTGGCGCGCGGCTGCACGCACCACCGGGGCCCGCTCGACATCGGCGCGGAACGCAGCATCTGCCAGTTCACCGACCCCTTCGGCACGGTCTTCGGCCTGGACGGCCCGGCGTAG
- a CDS encoding flavin reductase family protein — MAPRRAAPGGTGARALRDVLGRYATGVTVVTCAGGPHHAPAGVTVNSFTSVSLAPPLILWCLALSSRSRSAFTTAEYFAVNVLAADQRPLAARFTAPGDRFRDLVTRPGPHGEPLLPGTAALLCCRRHDVVPAGDHLLILGTVEHHARTASRTLLFADGGYHEGPAPMPRADQLAGGGGQAR, encoded by the coding sequence GTGGCGCCGCGGCGGGCCGCGCCGGGGGGTACCGGCGCGCGGGCACTGCGCGACGTCCTCGGCCGGTACGCGACCGGAGTCACGGTCGTCACCTGCGCGGGCGGTCCGCACCACGCCCCCGCCGGGGTGACGGTGAACTCCTTCACGTCCGTGTCCCTGGCCCCGCCCCTCATCCTCTGGTGCCTGGCCCTGTCCTCCCGCAGCAGATCCGCCTTCACGACGGCCGAGTACTTCGCGGTCAACGTCCTGGCGGCGGACCAACGCCCCCTGGCAGCCCGCTTCACCGCCCCCGGCGACCGCTTCCGGGACCTGGTGACGCGTCCCGGCCCGCACGGAGAACCGCTCCTCCCCGGCACCGCCGCCCTGCTCTGCTGCCGCCGCCACGACGTCGTACCGGCCGGCGACCACCTCCTGATCCTGGGCACGGTCGAGCACCACGCCCGCACGGCCAGCCGGACCCTGCTCTTCGCGGACGGGGGGTACCACGAGGGCCCGGCGCCGATGCCGCGAGCCGATCAACTGGCGGGCGGAGGCGGCCAGGCCCGATGA
- a CDS encoding tetratricopeptide repeat protein: MQQADSAPLAHLRLQGGTRHDRAAAVDGLPLPPPVLPALLPPVDCHRRLRGPYTAAGTIARALVPAVLAADPDLVRRHDIELLSAAPELSSIVPNSRETLTSMALPAERTRFYARLRTRRIAGGLAEFVRDALPALGHDGPRRLVVENAEHAETTDQEFLATLIRRVAPGTLTVVLCGAEAPDPDGDLAPALDRHTTAVPVPPAGPGPALPAGDPAWQWVAADGLLDGPAGEAARTAYEALPAGDRAALHDRRAAELREAAEFSLTLGALPYHLERGTAPATEALPALWAASDHCLVNGFYTAVVDYDRRGHRLVDGREDTAQWWKFAVQLGLALSILGETKEAEAVYDKARLLSTDPAVHMACAYSTAMLYTRHNDPADRDENKAKSLLNGAIATASLLPDRVAQAFQSAFYKNGRALVEVNLGDPLEALRLVTECIDDLDRRLTPDEHRLHRSVLRNNRARVYSGLGRLEEALTDYAVVIEQDPNHAEHYLERGNLYRRQGRGEEALADYTRALTLSPPFPEIYYNRGDLRLTEGDVEGALADFSYVIEQDPEFVDAYINRAGIHLDAGDQAAALADARTGLLLDPANAYLHAAAGQALAETGELAEAEASYDRAIDADPTLVSALSGRAAVHYESGHREKALADLTRAVDLDPKDPALRYNRALLHQEAGHRDEALADLELAAVLDPEDPEITEALATLRAPDAA, translated from the coding sequence ATGCAGCAGGCTGACTCGGCGCCCCTCGCCCACCTCAGGCTCCAGGGCGGCACGCGGCACGACCGGGCCGCCGCTGTCGACGGCCTCCCGCTCCCGCCCCCGGTCCTGCCCGCGCTGCTGCCCCCGGTCGACTGCCACCGGCGGCTGCGCGGCCCCTACACCGCGGCCGGCACCATCGCCCGCGCCCTCGTCCCCGCCGTACTCGCCGCCGACCCCGACCTGGTACGCCGTCACGACATCGAACTCCTCTCGGCCGCACCCGAGTTGTCGTCGATCGTGCCCAACTCCCGCGAGACGCTCACCTCGATGGCGCTGCCCGCCGAACGCACCCGCTTCTACGCCCGCCTCCGCACCCGGCGCATCGCGGGCGGCCTGGCGGAGTTCGTCCGCGACGCGCTGCCGGCCCTCGGCCACGACGGCCCCCGCCGCCTGGTGGTGGAGAACGCCGAGCACGCCGAGACCACCGACCAGGAGTTCCTGGCCACCCTGATCCGCCGCGTCGCCCCGGGCACCCTGACCGTCGTCCTGTGCGGCGCCGAGGCCCCCGACCCGGACGGCGACCTGGCTCCCGCGCTCGACCGCCACACGACGGCCGTACCCGTGCCCCCGGCAGGGCCCGGTCCGGCGCTGCCGGCGGGGGATCCCGCCTGGCAGTGGGTGGCCGCCGACGGCCTGCTGGACGGCCCCGCCGGCGAGGCGGCCCGTACCGCCTACGAGGCACTGCCGGCCGGCGACCGCGCCGCCCTCCACGACCGCAGGGCGGCCGAACTCCGCGAGGCGGCGGAGTTCTCCCTCACCCTGGGCGCGCTCCCGTACCACCTGGAACGCGGCACCGCACCGGCCACCGAGGCCCTCCCCGCGCTGTGGGCCGCCTCGGACCACTGCCTCGTCAACGGCTTCTACACCGCCGTGGTCGACTATGACCGCCGGGGCCACCGACTCGTCGACGGCCGCGAGGACACCGCCCAGTGGTGGAAGTTCGCCGTCCAGCTGGGCCTCGCCCTGTCCATCCTCGGCGAGACCAAGGAGGCCGAGGCCGTCTACGACAAGGCGCGGCTGCTGTCGACCGACCCGGCCGTACACATGGCGTGCGCCTACTCCACCGCCATGCTCTACACCCGCCACAACGACCCCGCCGACCGGGACGAGAACAAGGCCAAGTCCCTGCTCAACGGTGCCATCGCCACCGCGTCGCTGCTGCCCGACCGGGTGGCCCAGGCCTTCCAGAGCGCCTTCTACAAGAACGGCCGCGCCCTCGTGGAGGTCAACCTGGGCGACCCGCTGGAGGCGCTGCGGCTGGTCACCGAGTGCATCGACGACCTCGACCGGCGCCTCACCCCCGACGAACACCGCCTGCACCGCTCGGTGTTGCGGAACAACAGGGCCAGGGTGTACTCGGGTCTCGGCCGCCTCGAAGAGGCCCTCACCGACTACGCGGTCGTCATCGAGCAGGACCCCAACCACGCCGAGCACTACCTGGAACGCGGCAACCTGTACCGCCGCCAGGGCCGGGGCGAGGAAGCGCTGGCGGACTACACCCGCGCCCTCACCCTCTCCCCGCCCTTCCCGGAGATCTACTACAACCGGGGCGACCTGCGCCTGACCGAAGGGGACGTGGAGGGCGCGCTGGCCGACTTCAGCTACGTCATCGAGCAGGACCCCGAGTTCGTGGACGCCTACATCAACCGGGCCGGCATCCACCTCGACGCCGGCGACCAGGCCGCGGCCCTCGCCGACGCCCGCACCGGCCTCCTCCTCGACCCGGCCAACGCCTACCTGCACGCCGCCGCCGGCCAGGCCCTCGCCGAGACCGGTGAACTCGCCGAGGCGGAGGCGTCGTACGACCGCGCGATCGACGCCGACCCCACGCTGGTCAGCGCCCTCTCCGGCCGGGCCGCCGTGCACTACGAGTCGGGCCACCGCGAGAAGGCCCTCGCCGACCTCACCCGGGCCGTCGACCTCGACCCCAAGGACCCCGCCCTGCGCTACAACCGCGCCCTGCTCCACCAGGAGGCCGGCCACCGCGACGAGGCCCTCGCCGACCTGGAACTCGCCGCCGTACTCGACCCGGAGGACCCGGAGATCACCGAGGCCCTGGCCACACTCCGCGCCCCGGACGCGGCGTGA
- a CDS encoding transposase yields the protein MMKYELAGRLVPDGMWSLVEPLLPGFAGRRQGGGTAPLDERRTFTAVVYVLSSGCAWRELPPWFGVSAATAHRRFTLWTHACLWGDLERAAVGHADELWIGDVAAAAHRRAASRPLRAAPHATT from the coding sequence ATGATGAAATACGAGCTGGCCGGGCGGCTGGTGCCGGACGGAATGTGGAGCCTGGTCGAGCCGCTGCTGCCCGGGTTCGCCGGTCGCCGGCAGGGGGGCGGCACGGCGCCACTGGACGAGCGGCGGACGTTCACGGCTGTGGTCTACGTGCTCTCGTCGGGCTGCGCCTGGCGGGAGCTGCCGCCGTGGTTCGGGGTCTCCGCGGCCACGGCGCACCGGCGGTTCACCCTGTGGACCCACGCCTGCCTGTGGGGTGACCTGGAGCGGGCCGCCGTCGGCCATGCCGACGAACTGTGGATCGGTGACGTCGCGGCCGCCGCCCACCGGAGGGCGGCCTCGCGGCCGCTTCGGGCCGCCCCGCACGCCACCACGTGA
- a CDS encoding class I SAM-dependent methyltransferase — protein sequence MVDHSFADLSLAALYDSLNPWGPGDDFYLGLVRDAGAVLDVGCGTGQVLRRARGEGHGGRLVGLDPAAAMLVQARRAEPGVEWVLGDLRTRLWEAEFELVVMTGHAFQVLVGDEELRAALRAVRGALAPGGRFVFETRNPAARAWEAWTPDRVREVTTPDGAVVRVRHEVLSAPAGDRDGDRVTFTETFAGEGWDGDRVSTTTLRFLGARALGDFLTEAGLTVVEQFGDWGRTALSPTAPEIITVAERT from the coding sequence GTGGTAGATCATTCGTTCGCCGATCTTTCGCTCGCCGCGTTGTACGACAGTCTCAATCCCTGGGGACCGGGGGACGACTTCTACCTGGGCCTGGTGCGGGACGCCGGGGCCGTGCTGGACGTCGGGTGCGGCACCGGGCAGGTGCTGCGCCGGGCCCGGGGCGAGGGGCACGGGGGCCGGCTCGTCGGGCTCGATCCGGCCGCCGCCATGCTCGTACAGGCGCGTCGGGCCGAGCCGGGCGTCGAGTGGGTGCTCGGGGATCTGCGGACGCGGTTATGGGAGGCGGAGTTCGAGCTCGTCGTCATGACCGGGCACGCGTTCCAGGTGCTGGTCGGTGACGAGGAGCTGCGGGCTGCGCTGCGGGCCGTGCGGGGCGCTCTCGCGCCGGGCGGCCGGTTCGTGTTCGAGACGCGGAATCCGGCCGCGCGGGCGTGGGAGGCGTGGACGCCGGACCGGGTGCGCGAGGTGACCACGCCGGACGGGGCCGTCGTACGCGTCCGGCACGAGGTGCTTTCGGCGCCCGCCGGGGACCGGGACGGGGACCGGGTGACCTTCACCGAGACGTTCGCCGGCGAGGGCTGGGACGGGGACCGAGTGAGTACGACGACCCTCCGCTTCCTGGGCGCGCGGGCCCTCGGGGACTTCCTCACCGAGGCCGGGCTCACCGTCGTGGAACAGTTCGGGGACT